A portion of the Corynebacterium rouxii genome contains these proteins:
- the dacB gene encoding D-alanyl-D-alanine carboxypeptidase/D-alanyl-D-alanine endopeptidase — protein sequence MLDISSRLVAMNGAKWWAATIAATVVVAGTVTTGVVVQYKHALTHQAPYKPIEPARGITALTDKGTTNNEALRSTVGALAQDPRLAGFAGTIVDATTGEVILEKDADKPLTPASATKMLTATAALYELGPDHRITTDVIKQDDHTVVIKAAGDVWLTDERLDQLAHKIKEQMPSVSAVLVDTSTWKGDKILGGWDPDDVNAGYVAPLEPIMLYGGRIGAKEGDVPRSQNPGLDVASALAQRLGAGTKGYTDSANGDVIATTESEALEKRIFQMMQHSDNVMAEAIGREIDAAQPVQATLRILSEHGITIGASEVADNSGLSLHNRITPALLAQIATKVATDPEVHSLILALPVAGGSGTLVDRYAELDGRGWVRAKTGTLTGVSALVGVVPSISGHIYSFGLISNGSEIPEARAALDTLASALRDA from the coding sequence GTGCTTGATATTAGCAGTAGGCTGGTTGCGATGAATGGCGCAAAGTGGTGGGCAGCGACGATCGCTGCAACAGTAGTGGTAGCAGGCACTGTGACAACGGGAGTTGTAGTGCAGTACAAACATGCCTTAACACATCAAGCCCCCTATAAACCCATCGAGCCTGCTCGCGGCATCACCGCGCTGACAGACAAAGGGACAACCAACAACGAGGCACTACGCAGCACCGTCGGCGCGCTCGCACAAGACCCTAGGCTTGCAGGCTTCGCCGGCACAATTGTCGACGCCACCACCGGCGAGGTGATCCTTGAAAAAGACGCCGACAAACCACTGACCCCTGCCTCGGCAACTAAAATGCTCACCGCCACCGCAGCGCTCTACGAACTAGGCCCCGACCATCGCATCACCACCGATGTGATCAAACAAGACGACCACACCGTGGTTATCAAAGCCGCAGGTGACGTATGGCTTACCGATGAACGTCTCGACCAACTAGCGCACAAGATCAAAGAGCAGATGCCTAGCGTGAGTGCGGTGCTTGTAGACACCTCCACATGGAAAGGCGACAAAATACTAGGCGGCTGGGATCCCGATGACGTCAACGCCGGATACGTAGCACCCCTTGAACCCATCATGCTCTACGGTGGTCGCATCGGTGCTAAAGAAGGCGACGTGCCACGCAGCCAAAACCCAGGACTCGACGTAGCCTCCGCACTCGCACAACGCCTCGGTGCCGGAACCAAGGGCTACACCGACTCCGCCAACGGTGATGTTATCGCCACCACAGAATCCGAAGCTCTAGAAAAACGCATTTTCCAGATGATGCAACACTCCGACAACGTGATGGCAGAAGCCATTGGACGCGAAATCGACGCCGCCCAACCCGTACAAGCAACACTGCGGATCCTGAGCGAACACGGCATCACCATCGGAGCTTCCGAAGTAGCAGACAACTCAGGGCTCTCCCTCCACAACCGCATCACCCCAGCGTTGCTCGCCCAAATAGCAACCAAAGTAGCAACCGACCCCGAAGTCCACTCGCTCATCCTCGCTCTACCTGTTGCCGGCGGCAGCGGAACACTCGTCGACCGCTACGCAGAACTCGACGGCCGCGGCTGGGTACGCGCCAAAACCGGAACCCTGACTGGAGTATCGGCGCTGGTCGGCGTGGTGCCGTCGATAAGCGGGCACATCTACAGCTTCGGCCTGATCTCCAACGGCTCGGAAATTCCAGAAGCCCGCGCAGCCCTCGACACCCTCGCCTCGGCGCTTCGCGATGCATAA
- the ftsH gene encoding ATP-dependent zinc metalloprotease FtsH, whose translation MNNKKTLQYGVIAAIVLMAIYVFTFLGNDTRGYKPVETSVAVTQLDNKNVKEVEIDDREQRLRIKLKNPIEHEGQKDVSEILTKYPARASADIFNKVEKSEAEKFTTKVNQENFFVSMLSYILPMLLMFGIIMFIFSRMQGGQGGMFGFGGSRAKELDKDMPTNTFADVAGADEAIDELHEIKDFLEDPTRYEALGAKIPRGVLLYGPPGTGKTLLARAVAGEAGVPFYSISGSDFVEMFVGVGASRVRDLFKQARENSPCIIFIDEIDAVGRQRGSGMGGGHDEREQTLNQMLVEMDGFGDREGVIIMAATNRPDILDPALLRPGRFDRQIPVTNPDLKGREQILRVHAKGKPFAKDADITALARRTAGMSGADLANVLNEAALLTARIGGNVITADALEEATDRVIGGPRRSSKVISEKEKKVTAYHEGGHTLSAWALKNIERVYKVTILARGRTGGHAMTAQEDDKGMYNRDELYARLVFAMGGRAAEELVFGEPTTGASADIEQATKIAKAMLTEYGMSPSLGMVKYGEEQGDPFSGRGGSGTLEYSPDVAAQIDREMQYLLDKAHAEAYSILAEHRDYLDKLAEKLLEKETLRRPDLEALFEGIEPREVGDVFPNENDRFPRQAGREPVKTPTELAIERGEEPPKPFSILEASKAARAKREAELAARNAGAAPVAPAQGPQEPARGLGHMDGTAQRVEKPATPETPAVKEQRYGGTPPPQGWTAPGWPPAQPKNADTPASVHPGVKNYADDSTTAAPAEPQEEVGFQLPENERTENPWEKPQDETGRHRAPSDSERPSSDPTQVIKRVEDTDE comes from the coding sequence ATGAACAACAAAAAGACCCTGCAGTATGGCGTGATAGCCGCCATCGTGCTCATGGCCATTTATGTGTTTACTTTCCTTGGAAATGACACCCGAGGCTATAAGCCCGTAGAAACTTCCGTGGCCGTTACCCAATTGGATAACAAAAACGTCAAGGAAGTGGAGATCGACGATCGCGAGCAGCGCCTGCGCATCAAGCTCAAGAACCCGATCGAACACGAAGGGCAAAAAGACGTCTCGGAAATCCTGACCAAGTACCCCGCACGCGCCTCCGCCGACATCTTTAACAAGGTGGAAAAGTCCGAGGCAGAGAAGTTCACCACCAAAGTGAACCAAGAAAACTTCTTTGTTTCCATGCTGAGCTACATCCTGCCGATGCTGCTCATGTTCGGCATCATCATGTTCATCTTCAGCCGCATGCAAGGCGGCCAAGGCGGCATGTTCGGCTTCGGTGGCTCCCGCGCCAAAGAGCTCGACAAAGACATGCCCACCAACACCTTCGCGGATGTCGCAGGTGCAGACGAAGCTATCGATGAGCTGCACGAAATCAAAGACTTCCTCGAAGATCCCACCCGCTACGAAGCACTCGGTGCCAAAATCCCACGTGGCGTTTTGCTCTACGGCCCACCCGGCACCGGTAAAACACTGCTCGCACGCGCAGTCGCCGGCGAAGCAGGCGTACCGTTCTACTCCATCTCCGGTTCCGACTTCGTCGAAATGTTCGTCGGTGTGGGCGCATCCCGCGTCCGCGACCTCTTCAAACAAGCCCGCGAGAACAGCCCCTGCATTATCTTCATCGACGAGATCGACGCAGTCGGCCGCCAACGCGGCTCCGGCATGGGTGGCGGACACGACGAGCGCGAACAAACACTGAACCAGATGCTCGTGGAAATGGACGGCTTTGGTGACCGCGAAGGCGTCATCATCATGGCGGCCACCAACCGTCCCGACATCCTCGACCCAGCACTGCTGCGCCCAGGCCGCTTCGACCGCCAGATCCCAGTGACCAACCCCGACCTCAAAGGCCGCGAACAAATCCTGCGCGTCCATGCCAAAGGCAAGCCCTTTGCCAAAGACGCCGACATCACCGCACTGGCACGCCGCACCGCCGGTATGTCCGGTGCCGACCTTGCCAACGTGCTCAACGAAGCAGCTCTGCTCACCGCACGTATCGGCGGCAACGTGATCACCGCAGACGCACTCGAAGAAGCAACCGACCGCGTAATCGGCGGCCCACGTCGATCCTCCAAGGTGATCTCTGAGAAGGAAAAGAAAGTCACCGCCTACCACGAAGGCGGCCACACCCTATCCGCATGGGCACTTAAAAACATTGAGCGCGTGTACAAGGTGACCATCCTTGCCCGTGGGCGTACCGGCGGACACGCTATGACCGCCCAAGAAGACGACAAGGGCATGTACAACCGCGACGAGCTCTACGCACGCCTCGTGTTCGCCATGGGTGGTCGCGCAGCCGAAGAACTCGTCTTCGGCGAACCAACCACCGGTGCCTCCGCCGACATCGAACAAGCCACCAAGATCGCCAAAGCCATGCTCACCGAGTACGGAATGAGCCCATCACTGGGCATGGTCAAATACGGCGAAGAACAAGGCGACCCCTTCTCCGGCCGTGGTGGATCCGGCACCCTGGAATACTCCCCAGACGTTGCCGCCCAAATCGACCGCGAAATGCAATACCTGCTGGATAAAGCCCACGCAGAGGCCTACAGCATCCTTGCTGAGCACCGCGACTACCTTGACAAACTCGCCGAAAAGCTCCTCGAAAAAGAAACACTTCGACGCCCCGACCTCGAAGCGCTATTCGAAGGTATCGAGCCACGCGAAGTGGGCGATGTATTCCCTAACGAAAACGATCGCTTCCCACGCCAAGCAGGCCGAGAACCAGTCAAGACCCCAACCGAACTCGCTATCGAGCGCGGCGAAGAACCACCTAAGCCGTTCTCCATCCTGGAGGCATCCAAGGCCGCACGTGCCAAGCGGGAAGCAGAACTCGCCGCACGCAACGCAGGGGCTGCACCCGTAGCACCCGCACAAGGACCACAGGAACCCGCACGCGGACTCGGACATATGGACGGCACCGCGCAGCGCGTCGAAAAGCCTGCAACCCCTGAAACCCCTGCGGTCAAGGAACAACGCTACGGTGGCACCCCGCCACCACAAGGCTGGACCGCACCAGGGTGGCCACCAGCGCAACCCAAGAACGCAGATACCCCTGCCTCCGTGCATCCTGGCGTGAAAAACTATGCAGACGACAGCACAACCGCAGCCCCTGCCGAACCACAGGAAGAAGTAGGCTTCCAACTCCCAGAAAACGAGCGCACCGAAAACCCGTGGGAGAAACCACAAGATGAAACCGGTCGCCACCGCGCACCATCGGACAGTGAGCGCCCTTCGTCTGACCCCACCCAAGTGATAAAACGAGTCGAAGACACTGACGAGTAA
- the hpt gene encoding hypoxanthine phosphoribosyltransferase, with the protein MHDSKELPVPANPYGNDVKEVLITEDQLQNRIQELADRVSEKYRDEKEDLVLICVLKGAVFFLTDFARKLSIPCQIEFMSVSSYGNSASSSGVVRILKDLDRDVAGCNVVIVEDIIDSGLTLKWLIKNLSGRKPKSLEIVTLLRKPEAVKTTIDCLDIGFDLPNEFVIGYGLDFAEKYRDLPFIASLNEDVYTEQ; encoded by the coding sequence ATGCACGATTCGAAGGAACTTCCAGTGCCAGCCAACCCTTACGGTAACGACGTCAAAGAAGTACTGATCACCGAAGATCAACTTCAAAACCGCATCCAAGAACTGGCTGACCGCGTATCTGAGAAGTACCGCGATGAAAAAGAAGACCTGGTACTCATTTGTGTGCTCAAGGGTGCAGTGTTCTTCCTCACCGACTTTGCGCGCAAGCTAAGCATTCCGTGCCAGATCGAATTCATGTCCGTCAGCTCCTACGGCAACTCGGCGTCGTCGTCAGGCGTGGTACGAATCCTCAAAGACCTTGACCGCGATGTCGCAGGCTGTAACGTTGTGATCGTTGAAGATATCATCGACTCCGGCCTCACCTTGAAATGGCTGATCAAGAACCTCTCCGGACGTAAACCAAAGTCCCTCGAAATTGTCACCCTCCTGCGCAAGCCAGAAGCGGTAAAGACCACCATCGACTGCCTCGACATCGGCTTTGACCTACCCAACGAGTTCGTCATCGGCTACGGCCTTGACTTCGCAGAAAAGTACCGCGACCTCCCCTTCATCGCATCCTTGAACGAGGACGTATACACCGAACAATAG
- a CDS encoding Pls/PosA family non-ribosomal peptide synthetase, whose translation MVVPEQFLRSGEAPRPRTLVDIFRASVAAFPEAAALDCGDVLTYADLAELVDERVAQLHAAGVGADCRVGVRLPSGQPDLYVTILAVLCAGAAYVPVDADDPDERAELVFGEANVDAVWSAAGLRVINAQAQPLTTAPRVEDTAWIIFTSGSTGKPKGVAVSHRSAAAFVDAERELFVRDQPIGPNDRVLAGLSVAFDASCEEMWLAWGHGACLVPAPRSLVRTGLDLGPWLISRDISIVSTVPTLAGMWPAEALDNVRLLILGGEACSAELVARVASSRREVWNTYGPTEATVVTCAARLHPDRPIAIGLPLAGWDTAVVDANGQPVALGEVGELVIGGVGLARYVDPVKDREKFSAELGWERAYRSGDHVRLCEDGLYFVGRIDDQVKIGGRRIELGEVEAYVAALPNVAQHAVVVRETAAGEKVLVAYVSPQDPDVDIDASGLDEIPKAMVPRLVVLPEIPTTTSGKADKKALPWPLESAQVTGADFTPTQQWLAQLWVDVLGVPVGDVDADFFALGGTSLAAAGVVSRIRQKAPTMSVRDLYDHPRLGALAEVVEQLPGAQVSKPRELRQVPWATRVVQAIIIWLCATIRAASWVAWLLVINNVAAGLGASWARPLPWLAVVLFTLVVATPVGRLPLGAWSARIITAGVSPGDYPRGGVTHVRLWAAQRLFDAFGAGDIAGATWVNYCARVLGAQVGRAVDLHTMPPVTGLLRLGDHCAVEPEVDLSGVWVDGDVVHVGAVEIGEDARVGARSTLLPGTVIGAGAHIEAGSTVTGAVVKPGARWSGSPAAKVGRPKHRFPDEYPPRRSRWVPMYGVSSLVLALLPLLAIAAGMVVVWRMQERTHTALWWWVPLGVVAAMGLYALLVLLLVRLLGWRLAPGITAVRSARGWRVWCIERLLDDARTYLFPLYASLVTPWWFRALGAKVGKDVEISTAVMVPSLSEIRDRAFLADDTLIGGYELGGGWMRLGRTIIGKRSFVGNSGMALQGRKLAKNSLVAVLSQVPKKARSGSNWWGSPPERMRRVAVTSCAADTSTFHPTVGKKFLRAAVEILRLTAPITSGFLLAAVLVSAQWLLAFGVVTAVVGTGIALCAAGVLAIVLTAAVKWCTVGRHRPGNHPLWSWFVWLNELQDTFVEVVAAPWFFQHCTGSGLMNAGLRLLGVHIGPGAWIESYWFPETDLCHVGKGATVGPGTVVQTHLFHDRVMSLDHVRIGAGATLATHSVMLPASRIGEATTVGPGSLIMRGDDVPAHSHWQGNPIATATI comes from the coding sequence ATGGTGGTTCCTGAGCAGTTTCTTCGTTCTGGCGAGGCACCTCGACCGCGCACGTTGGTGGATATTTTTCGGGCGTCGGTGGCCGCCTTTCCAGAGGCTGCGGCCTTGGATTGTGGCGATGTATTGACCTACGCGGATCTCGCGGAGTTGGTGGATGAACGTGTTGCACAGCTGCACGCTGCTGGTGTGGGTGCTGATTGTCGCGTGGGGGTGCGGTTGCCGTCGGGGCAGCCGGATTTGTATGTGACGATCTTGGCGGTGTTGTGTGCGGGGGCGGCGTATGTACCAGTCGATGCGGATGATCCGGATGAGCGTGCGGAGTTGGTGTTTGGGGAGGCCAACGTTGATGCGGTGTGGTCTGCTGCGGGGTTAAGGGTGATCAATGCACAGGCGCAGCCGCTGACCACGGCTCCTCGTGTGGAGGATACGGCGTGGATTATTTTCACTTCGGGTTCGACGGGCAAGCCGAAGGGTGTCGCGGTGTCGCATCGTAGTGCTGCTGCGTTTGTGGATGCCGAGCGTGAGTTGTTTGTGCGCGATCAGCCGATTGGCCCTAATGATCGTGTGTTGGCGGGGCTGTCGGTGGCGTTTGATGCTTCTTGTGAGGAGATGTGGTTGGCGTGGGGGCATGGTGCCTGTTTGGTCCCAGCGCCGCGATCGTTGGTGCGTACGGGTTTGGATTTGGGCCCGTGGTTGATTAGTCGGGATATTTCGATTGTGTCAACGGTTCCTACCCTTGCGGGCATGTGGCCTGCAGAGGCGTTGGATAATGTGCGCTTGTTGATTTTGGGCGGTGAGGCTTGTTCGGCGGAGTTGGTGGCTAGGGTGGCGTCGTCACGCCGCGAGGTGTGGAATACCTATGGTCCGACGGAGGCCACTGTGGTCACATGTGCTGCGCGTTTACACCCTGACCGGCCGATTGCGATTGGGTTGCCGTTGGCGGGCTGGGATACCGCGGTGGTAGACGCTAATGGCCAGCCGGTGGCACTCGGTGAGGTTGGCGAGCTGGTCATCGGTGGTGTGGGCCTTGCTCGGTATGTGGATCCAGTGAAGGATCGGGAGAAGTTTTCGGCGGAGCTTGGCTGGGAGCGTGCGTATCGTTCGGGGGATCATGTGCGCTTGTGCGAGGACGGCTTGTATTTTGTGGGGCGTATCGACGACCAGGTCAAGATCGGTGGCCGCCGGATTGAGCTGGGTGAGGTTGAGGCTTATGTTGCTGCCTTGCCGAATGTGGCGCAGCATGCGGTGGTGGTTCGTGAGACTGCTGCCGGCGAGAAGGTGCTGGTGGCATATGTGTCGCCGCAGGATCCGGACGTTGATATTGATGCCTCTGGTTTGGATGAGATTCCGAAGGCGATGGTGCCACGGCTGGTGGTGTTGCCGGAGATCCCCACGACTACTTCGGGTAAGGCGGATAAGAAGGCGTTGCCGTGGCCATTGGAGTCGGCGCAGGTCACGGGCGCGGATTTCACTCCAACACAGCAGTGGTTAGCCCAGTTGTGGGTGGATGTGCTGGGGGTTCCGGTTGGCGATGTTGACGCGGACTTTTTCGCGTTAGGTGGTACGTCGTTGGCGGCGGCTGGGGTGGTGTCACGGATTCGGCAGAAGGCTCCCACGATGTCGGTGCGGGATTTGTACGATCATCCGCGGTTAGGGGCGTTGGCTGAGGTGGTTGAGCAGCTGCCCGGCGCGCAGGTGTCCAAGCCGCGTGAGCTAAGGCAAGTGCCGTGGGCTACGCGGGTTGTTCAGGCAATCATCATATGGTTGTGCGCAACTATTCGGGCAGCTAGTTGGGTGGCGTGGTTGTTGGTGATCAACAATGTTGCGGCTGGCCTAGGGGCTAGTTGGGCGCGCCCGCTACCGTGGTTGGCTGTGGTGCTGTTCACGTTGGTGGTGGCAACGCCGGTGGGCCGATTGCCGTTAGGCGCGTGGAGTGCGCGGATTATCACCGCCGGGGTGTCGCCTGGGGATTATCCGCGTGGCGGTGTCACCCATGTGCGTTTGTGGGCGGCACAGCGGCTTTTCGACGCCTTCGGCGCTGGTGATATTGCTGGCGCGACGTGGGTGAATTATTGCGCCCGTGTGTTGGGTGCTCAGGTTGGCCGTGCCGTGGATTTACATACGATGCCGCCGGTGACGGGTCTGCTGCGGCTGGGTGATCACTGCGCGGTGGAGCCGGAGGTGGATCTTAGTGGTGTGTGGGTTGATGGCGATGTGGTTCATGTGGGCGCTGTTGAGATCGGTGAGGATGCCCGCGTGGGTGCGCGTTCAACGTTGTTGCCTGGCACGGTCATTGGTGCTGGGGCCCATATTGAGGCCGGTTCGACGGTCACGGGTGCGGTGGTTAAACCTGGTGCACGGTGGTCTGGTTCGCCGGCTGCGAAGGTGGGTCGTCCCAAGCACCGCTTCCCTGATGAGTATCCGCCGCGTAGGTCGCGGTGGGTGCCGATGTATGGGGTGTCGTCGTTGGTGTTGGCGCTGCTGCCGTTGCTGGCAATAGCTGCCGGAATGGTAGTGGTGTGGCGTATGCAGGAGCGTACCCATACTGCACTGTGGTGGTGGGTGCCGCTGGGTGTGGTGGCGGCCATGGGGTTGTATGCCCTGCTGGTGTTGCTGCTGGTTCGGTTGTTGGGCTGGCGGCTTGCCCCTGGGATAACGGCGGTGCGATCGGCGCGCGGTTGGCGGGTGTGGTGCATTGAGCGCCTGCTTGACGACGCCCGCACCTATCTGTTCCCGTTGTATGCCTCGCTTGTGACCCCGTGGTGGTTCCGTGCACTGGGCGCGAAGGTGGGCAAGGACGTGGAGATTTCCACAGCGGTGATGGTGCCCTCGTTGTCTGAGATCCGCGACCGTGCTTTCTTGGCCGACGACACCCTCATCGGTGGCTACGAGCTCGGCGGGGGTTGGATGCGCTTGGGGCGCACGATCATCGGCAAGCGTTCCTTCGTGGGCAATTCTGGCATGGCGCTCCAAGGCCGCAAGCTAGCAAAGAATTCACTGGTGGCGGTGCTCTCACAGGTACCTAAGAAGGCCCGCTCGGGTTCTAACTGGTGGGGTTCGCCACCAGAGCGTATGCGTCGTGTCGCAGTCACCAGCTGTGCTGCCGACACCAGTACCTTCCACCCCACCGTGGGCAAAAAATTCCTGCGCGCCGCCGTGGAAATACTTCGCCTTACAGCACCTATTACCAGCGGTTTCCTCTTGGCCGCAGTGCTCGTTTCCGCACAATGGCTGCTAGCTTTCGGGGTGGTAACCGCAGTAGTTGGCACCGGCATAGCCCTGTGTGCCGCAGGCGTACTAGCCATCGTTCTTACTGCAGCGGTGAAATGGTGCACGGTGGGCCGTCATCGCCCAGGCAACCACCCCCTGTGGAGCTGGTTCGTCTGGCTCAACGAGCTCCAAGATACCTTCGTTGAGGTAGTAGCAGCGCCTTGGTTCTTCCAGCACTGCACCGGCAGCGGCCTCATGAACGCAGGCCTTCGCCTCCTCGGCGTTCACATCGGCCCCGGCGCGTGGATCGAAAGCTACTGGTTCCCCGAAACCGACCTCTGCCACGTGGGCAAAGGCGCCACCGTAGGGCCTGGAACGGTCGTACAAACACACCTCTTCCACGACCGCGTCATGAGCCTCGACCACGTCCGCATAGGCGCAGGGGCAACCCTTGCCACACACTCCGTCATGCTGCCGGCCTCCCGCATCGGAGAGGCCACCACCGTAGGGCCAGGCTCACTGATCATGCGTGGCGACGACGTTCCCGCCCACTCTCACTGGCAAGGAAACCCCATCGCCACCGCAACGATCTAA
- a CDS encoding inorganic diphosphatase → MSIEVTIEIPKGSRNKYEVDHETGKVYLDRYLFTPMAYPLDYGFIDHTLGEDGDPLDALVILPEPVFPGVIVKARPLGVFKMTDEAGGDDKLLCVIDDPRWDHLQDIQDVSSFLRDEIEHFFVHYKDLEPNKEVTGSGWGDKTEAEKIHAESIERYQG, encoded by the coding sequence ATGAGCATTGAAGTCACCATCGAGATCCCTAAGGGTTCCCGCAACAAGTACGAAGTCGACCACGAGACTGGCAAGGTTTACCTCGACCGCTACCTGTTCACCCCTATGGCATACCCGCTGGATTACGGCTTCATCGACCACACCCTTGGTGAGGACGGCGACCCATTGGATGCGCTGGTCATCCTCCCTGAGCCAGTTTTCCCAGGCGTGATCGTCAAGGCTCGTCCACTGGGCGTTTTCAAAATGACCGATGAGGCCGGCGGCGACGACAAGCTGCTCTGCGTGATTGATGATCCTCGTTGGGATCACCTCCAGGACATCCAGGATGTTTCTTCCTTCTTGCGCGATGAGATCGAGCACTTCTTTGTGCACTACAAGGATCTTGAGCCAAACAAGGAGGTCACCGGTTCCGGTTGGGGCGACAAGACTGAGGCTGAGAAGATCCACGCTGAGTCCATCGAGCGTTACCAGGGCTAG
- the tilS gene encoding tRNA lysidine(34) synthetase TilS: protein MHKFWPRHSPNFMACRVAVRTVQPRDIAVGLSGGADSLALVAALCAEGYNVNALCVDHGLQPGSREVAEQAAHHARTFGAHAEVITVTVAPGNLEANARSARYQALYSRNLPVAVGHTADDQAETLLLGALRGKAAGMQFHVDNLWRPLLSVRRATTLAACEELGIEPWHDPHNANTDFLRVALRTQVVPLLSDIIGGDAVPALSQAATLIAEDTQALRVDTPDNRIVQLAAMPQALRRRHLVALLQAHGARVSAAHLRTVDALVTNWHGQKAVPVGNGLEVTRKDGRLSVS, encoded by the coding sequence ATGCATAAATTCTGGCCCCGCCACAGCCCCAACTTCATGGCTTGCCGCGTCGCCGTACGCACAGTACAACCCCGCGACATCGCTGTCGGACTCTCCGGCGGCGCCGACTCCCTCGCCCTTGTTGCAGCCCTATGCGCCGAAGGCTACAACGTTAACGCCCTTTGCGTAGACCACGGACTCCAACCAGGCTCCCGCGAAGTAGCAGAACAAGCAGCCCACCACGCCCGCACCTTCGGGGCACACGCCGAAGTCATCACCGTCACCGTCGCGCCGGGCAACCTCGAAGCCAACGCCCGTAGCGCCCGCTACCAAGCCCTGTACTCGCGCAACCTCCCCGTTGCCGTTGGGCACACCGCCGACGACCAAGCCGAAACGCTCCTGCTCGGCGCGCTACGTGGGAAAGCCGCAGGAATGCAATTCCACGTCGACAACCTCTGGCGGCCCCTGCTAAGCGTTCGTCGTGCCACCACCCTCGCCGCCTGTGAAGAACTCGGCATCGAACCTTGGCACGATCCCCACAACGCCAACACCGACTTCCTGCGCGTAGCACTACGGACCCAAGTCGTGCCGCTGTTGTCCGACATCATTGGCGGCGACGCAGTGCCAGCATTGTCACAAGCAGCCACCTTGATCGCCGAGGACACCCAAGCCTTACGCGTAGACACGCCCGACAACCGAATCGTGCAGCTAGCAGCTATGCCGCAAGCGTTACGACGCCGCCACCTCGTCGCACTCCTCCAAGCCCACGGGGCGCGGGTTAGCGCTGCTCACCTGCGCACAGTTGATGCATTAGTGACCAATTGGCACGGACAAAAAGCCGTTCCAGTAGGAAACGGGTTGGAAGTGACCCGCAAAGATGGCAGACTTTCGGTTAGCTGA
- a CDS encoding rhodanese-like domain-containing protein, giving the protein MFVMREVSVTEVPAGAQLIDVRETDEFAEVHASGAKNIPMSEVTTRVGEIDCDKDVYVICKGGGRSARVIEYLNARDIDAINVAGGTDGWVAAGLPTE; this is encoded by the coding sequence ATGTTCGTTATGCGTGAAGTATCAGTGACTGAGGTGCCTGCGGGCGCACAGCTTATCGACGTCCGCGAGACCGACGAATTCGCCGAGGTGCATGCCTCTGGCGCGAAGAACATTCCTATGAGCGAGGTGACCACCCGCGTGGGTGAGATCGATTGCGACAAGGACGTTTACGTCATCTGTAAAGGTGGCGGCCGTAGTGCTCGCGTCATTGAGTACTTGAATGCTCGCGATATTGATGCGATCAATGTTGCTGGTGGCACCGACGGCTGGGTTGCTGCCGGCTTGCCTACTGAGTAA
- the folE gene encoding GTP cyclohydrolase I FolE, with translation MTAQFDQQRAEAAVRELLIAVGEDPDREGLQETPARVAKAYAEMFAGLHTDPTEVLTKTFSEDHREVVLVRDIPIYSTCEHHLVPFFGKAHIGYIPGESGKVTGLSKLARLVDLYAKRPQVQERLTTQVADALVDKLQAQAVIVVIECEHLCMAMRGIRKPGAVTTTSAVRGGFKTNAASRAEVLSLIRG, from the coding sequence ATGACCGCACAATTTGATCAACAACGCGCAGAAGCCGCAGTCCGCGAACTGCTCATCGCCGTCGGCGAAGACCCCGACCGCGAAGGACTGCAAGAAACCCCTGCGCGTGTAGCCAAGGCCTACGCCGAAATGTTCGCAGGCCTGCACACCGACCCCACCGAGGTCCTCACCAAAACCTTCAGCGAGGACCATCGGGAAGTTGTCCTCGTCCGCGACATCCCGATCTACTCCACCTGCGAACACCACCTTGTGCCTTTCTTCGGCAAAGCACACATTGGCTACATCCCAGGCGAATCCGGAAAAGTCACCGGCCTTTCCAAACTCGCACGACTCGTTGACCTCTACGCCAAACGCCCACAGGTACAAGAACGCCTGACCACCCAAGTGGCAGACGCATTGGTAGACAAACTCCAAGCCCAAGCCGTGATTGTGGTCATCGAATGCGAACATCTCTGCATGGCCATGCGCGGAATCCGCAAACCAGGGGCAGTGACCACCACCTCGGCTGTTCGCGGCGGGTTCAAAACCAATGCGGCCTCCCGCGCAGAAGTCCTCAGCCTCATCCGCGGCTAA